From a region of the Acinetobacter larvae genome:
- the glnL gene encoding nitrogen regulation protein NR(II) → MYQQPSIDYRLLVDNMNTAILLVDSQLNIFYLNSACEALFDISLLRAHGQQVLNILHAPNDRFNTYEALQNTLHKGQAYTRREATISVNFKDIHVDYSVSQLHTGKPYHPLLLIELNPIDRMLKITKEENIIQQHQVTRQLIRGVAHEIKNPLAGIRGATQLLARRLNDPQYNEFTDIIIDEVDRLRILADTMLGSRQPPSYNLINIHEPIERVRALVTSQTKNKINITRDYDLSLPELYADRDQLIQVMLNVCVNAVQAMTENKSFMQQRLPALILRTRIHRLVTINGLLHRSTIRIDIEDNGPGIAEELLEGIFYPLVTGRANGTGLGLSIAQNIMQQHNGMIACQSIPGKTVFSLYLPWESNHATA, encoded by the coding sequence ATGTATCAACAACCTAGCATTGACTATCGACTCTTAGTCGACAACATGAATACAGCAATTTTACTGGTCGATAGTCAACTCAACATTTTCTATCTCAATTCTGCTTGCGAAGCGCTTTTTGATATCAGCTTATTGCGCGCTCACGGCCAGCAAGTCTTGAATATTTTGCATGCCCCCAATGATCGTTTTAACACCTATGAAGCTTTACAGAATACACTCCATAAAGGTCAAGCCTATACACGCCGTGAAGCAACTATTAGTGTTAACTTTAAAGACATCCATGTCGACTATTCTGTTTCACAATTACATACAGGAAAACCTTATCATCCGCTCCTTCTGATTGAGCTCAATCCCATCGACCGTATGCTCAAAATCACCAAAGAAGAAAATATTATTCAGCAACATCAAGTGACCCGACAGCTGATACGTGGCGTAGCGCATGAAATTAAAAACCCTTTAGCAGGCATTCGTGGTGCAACACAACTCTTAGCGCGCCGTTTAAATGATCCACAATATAATGAGTTCACCGATATTATTATCGACGAAGTAGATCGGCTACGCATTCTGGCCGATACCATGCTCGGCTCACGGCAACCGCCCAGTTATAATCTGATCAATATTCATGAACCGATTGAACGGGTACGTGCTTTAGTAACCAGCCAGACTAAAAATAAAATTAACATCACCCGTGATTATGATCTCTCACTCCCAGAACTCTATGCCGATCGTGATCAACTGATTCAAGTTATGCTCAACGTTTGTGTCAATGCTGTCCAAGCCATGACTGAAAATAAAAGCTTCATGCAACAACGCCTCCCTGCCTTAATCTTACGCACACGTATTCATCGCTTAGTCACGATCAACGGTCTGCTACATCGCTCCACCATTCGCATTGATATTGAAGACAATGGACCGGGTATAGCAGAAGAACTATTAGAAGGAATTTTTTATCCACTGGTTACAGGACGAGCCAATGGTACTGGGCTGGGTCTCAGTATCGCGCAGAACATCATGCAGCAACACAATGGCATGATTGCGTGTCAATCCATCCCTGGCAAAACAGTATTTAGTCTTTATCTACCTTGGGAGTCAAATCATGCCACAGCATAA
- the glnG gene encoding nitrogen regulation protein NR(I): MPQHKIWIIDDDRAMRWVLEKTFKEEGFDVSSFEDAQSALKQLALDPPDVVLSDIRMPGIDGLGFLAKVKANYPDMPVIIMTAHSDLESAVSSYQTGAFEYLPKPFDIDEALALVSRAIMHLNKLQHQESARAIPIQSTEILGESPAMQEVFRAIGRLSQSHITVLINGESGTGKELVAHALHRHSPRSNRPFIALNMAAIPRDLIETELFGHEKGAFTGANTLRQGRFEQANGGTLFLDEIGDMPFETQTRLLRVLADGEFYRVGGHVAIRVDVRIVAATHQDLEKLVQQGRFREDLYHRLNVIRIHIPKLAHRAEDIPMLAEHFLARAGKELGVSAKILRPETQAYMQQLPWPGNVRQLENICRWLTVMITSNEVYPEDLPNELKQIPIQKTQDEHDLNQPQSTNLATEQLKQWDSLLASWASTKLKNGESKILEHATPMFERCLIEVALQHSRGRKRHAAELLGWGRNTLTRKLKELGMDSDDDEEE, from the coding sequence ATGCCACAGCATAAAATCTGGATTATCGATGATGATCGCGCAATGCGCTGGGTTTTAGAAAAAACATTTAAAGAAGAAGGCTTTGACGTTTCAAGTTTTGAAGATGCACAAAGTGCCCTAAAACAACTCGCCCTTGATCCACCTGATGTTGTGCTGAGTGATATTCGTATGCCAGGTATTGATGGCTTAGGCTTTTTGGCAAAAGTCAAAGCCAATTACCCAGATATGCCCGTGATTATCATGACTGCACATTCTGACTTAGAATCCGCTGTCTCCAGCTATCAAACTGGTGCTTTTGAATACCTGCCCAAACCCTTTGATATTGATGAAGCATTGGCATTGGTCAGTCGTGCCATCATGCATCTTAATAAACTACAACACCAAGAATCTGCCCGCGCAATTCCGATTCAATCGACCGAAATTTTGGGTGAATCGCCAGCCATGCAAGAAGTATTTCGCGCAATTGGTCGACTATCGCAGTCTCATATTACCGTACTGATTAATGGCGAATCAGGCACAGGCAAAGAGCTTGTTGCGCATGCTTTGCATCGTCACTCACCACGCAGCAATAGACCGTTTATCGCACTAAATATGGCCGCCATCCCACGAGATTTGATTGAAACTGAATTATTCGGCCATGAGAAAGGAGCTTTTACTGGCGCAAACACCTTACGACAAGGGCGTTTTGAACAAGCCAATGGCGGCACGCTATTTCTTGATGAAATTGGGGATATGCCCTTTGAAACCCAAACTCGGCTACTGCGAGTTCTCGCTGATGGTGAGTTTTATCGTGTCGGTGGTCATGTTGCCATTCGTGTCGATGTTCGTATTGTTGCTGCCACGCACCAAGATCTCGAAAAATTAGTACAACAAGGTCGCTTCCGTGAAGATCTCTATCATCGTTTAAATGTTATCCGTATCCATATCCCGAAACTAGCCCACCGTGCAGAAGACATCCCCATGTTAGCCGAACACTTCCTAGCACGTGCCGGTAAAGAGCTGGGCGTCAGCGCCAAAATTTTACGACCAGAAACCCAAGCCTATATGCAGCAATTACCGTGGCCGGGCAATGTTCGGCAACTGGAAAATATCTGTCGCTGGCTGACGGTCATGATCACCAGCAATGAAGTTTACCCAGAAGACTTACCCAATGAGTTAAAACAAATTCCCATTCAAAAAACTCAGGATGAACATGATCTTAACCAGCCTCAATCGACAAACCTCGCCACAGAACAGCTCAAACAATGGGATAGTCTGTTGGCAAGCTGGGCAAGCACAAAACTCAAAAATGGTGAAAGTAAAATTTTAGAACATGCCACACCGATGTTTGAACGCTGCCTCATTGAGGTTGCACTGCAACATAGCCGTGGGCGCAAACGTCATGCTGCCGAATTATTGGGCTGGGGAAGAAACACCCTAACGCGCAAACTCAAAGAATTGGGAATGGACAGTGATGACGATGAAGAGGAATAA
- the prpC gene encoding bifunctional 2-methylcitrate synthase/citrate synthase: MAEGKILTGAGLRGQVAGKTALSTVGKTGAGLTYRGYDVRDLAAHCQFEEVAYLIFFGELPTLQQLQDYKQQLKALRALPDALKQVLERIPAQAHPMDVLRTGVSMLGNLETEHSFDQQQAVANRILATLPAMICYWYRFSHDGVRIDENTDDDSIGGQFLHLLHGKAPNALHEKVMNVSLILYAEHEFNASTFTARVCASTLSDMHSCITGAIGSLRGPLHGGANEAAMEMIEHWTTPEQAEREMLGKLERKEKIMGFGHAIYKDHDPRNDIIKQWSAQLAAEVADTVLYPVSVRCEEVMWREKKLFCNADFFHASAYHFMGIATKLFTPIFVMSRVTGWAAHVMEQRADNRIIRPSAEYTGPELRQVQPIEQRIAS; the protein is encoded by the coding sequence ATGGCTGAAGGAAAAATACTCACTGGCGCAGGGTTGCGCGGACAAGTTGCAGGGAAAACAGCACTTTCGACTGTAGGAAAGACTGGTGCTGGGCTGACCTATCGTGGTTATGATGTGCGAGATTTAGCAGCGCATTGCCAATTCGAAGAGGTTGCCTATTTAATTTTCTTTGGTGAGTTACCAACATTACAGCAATTACAAGATTATAAACAACAGTTAAAAGCACTTAGAGCTTTGCCAGATGCACTGAAACAAGTTTTGGAGCGGATTCCAGCACAAGCTCACCCCATGGATGTATTGCGTACGGGCGTTTCGATGCTAGGCAATCTCGAAACGGAACACAGTTTTGATCAACAGCAAGCGGTGGCTAATCGTATATTGGCGACACTGCCCGCAATGATTTGTTATTGGTATCGCTTTAGTCATGATGGTGTGCGTATAGATGAAAATACCGATGATGACAGTATAGGCGGGCAGTTCTTGCATTTATTGCATGGTAAAGCACCCAATGCCTTGCATGAAAAAGTCATGAATGTTTCGCTGATTCTCTATGCCGAGCATGAGTTTAATGCTTCAACCTTTACGGCGCGTGTCTGTGCTTCGACGTTGTCCGATATGCATTCTTGTATTACGGGTGCCATTGGTTCCTTGCGCGGTCCATTACATGGTGGTGCCAATGAAGCGGCAATGGAAATGATCGAGCATTGGACTACGCCAGAACAAGCTGAACGTGAAATGTTAGGCAAGCTAGAGCGTAAAGAGAAGATTATGGGTTTTGGTCATGCAATTTATAAAGATCATGATCCACGCAATGATATTATCAAGCAGTGGTCTGCGCAATTGGCGGCAGAGGTAGCAGATACTGTGTTATATCCTGTTTCGGTGCGTTGTGAAGAGGTGATGTGGCGTGAAAAGAAACTATTCTGTAATGCAGATTTTTTCCATGCTTCGGCTTACCATTTTATGGGCATTGCCACCAAACTCTTTACACCAATTTTTGTGATGAGCCGAGTGACAGGCTGGGCAGCACATGTCATGGAACAACGTGCAGATAACCGTATTATTCGACCAAGTGCTGAATATACAGGACCAGAACTGCGCCAAGTCCAGCCGATTGAGCAACGTATAGCATCTTGA
- the prpB gene encoding methylisocitrate lyase — MTVQNSAGLRFREALTQENPLQILGTVNAYAAMMATQEGYRAIYLSGAGVANYSYGLPDLGMTSLDNVLEDVRRITARVDTPLLVDIDTGWGGAFNIAKTVKDMIRAGAAAVHIEDQVAQKRCGHRPNKEIVSQQEMVDRIKAAVDAKTDDNFVIMARTDALQKEGLQAVIDRAAACVEAGADAIFAEAMTDINMYRTVCDAVGVPVLANITEFGDTPYYTVDELAAQGIAMVLYPLSATRAMQKAALEVMRAIRSQGTQQHVLDLMQQRKELYDFLDYHSFEQTLDQLFKSNSSQ, encoded by the coding sequence ATGACCGTACAAAATTCTGCAGGATTGAGATTTAGAGAGGCATTGACCCAAGAAAATCCATTACAAATATTAGGAACAGTCAATGCATATGCTGCCATGATGGCAACGCAAGAAGGGTATCGCGCCATTTATTTGTCTGGTGCAGGTGTAGCCAATTATTCCTATGGTTTGCCAGATTTAGGCATGACCAGTTTGGATAATGTACTTGAAGATGTACGACGTATCACAGCACGTGTGGATACACCATTATTGGTGGATATCGATACCGGTTGGGGTGGCGCATTCAATATTGCCAAAACTGTGAAAGATATGATTCGAGCTGGCGCAGCAGCAGTACATATTGAGGATCAAGTTGCACAAAAGCGTTGTGGTCATCGCCCCAACAAAGAAATCGTTTCGCAACAAGAAATGGTTGATCGGATTAAAGCCGCAGTGGATGCCAAAACTGATGATAATTTTGTCATTATGGCGCGTACTGACGCATTGCAAAAAGAAGGTTTACAAGCCGTGATTGACCGTGCTGCTGCTTGTGTCGAAGCCGGTGCAGATGCGATTTTTGCTGAGGCAATGACCGATATTAATATGTACCGTACCGTTTGCGATGCAGTGGGTGTGCCAGTATTGGCAAATATTACTGAATTTGGTGATACACCCTATTACACCGTCGATGAGCTTGCCGCACAAGGTATTGCTATGGTGTTATATCCACTTTCTGCAACACGTGCGATGCAAAAAGCAGCATTAGAAGTTATGCGTGCGATCCGTAGTCAAGGAACACAGCAACATGTGCTTGATCTGATGCAGCAACGCAAAGAGCTTTATGATTTCTTGGATTACCATAGTTTTGAGCAAACTTTAGATCAACTTTTTAAGAGCAATTCATCACAATAA
- a CDS encoding TetR/AcrR family transcriptional regulator, with protein MNQELAQLELNNCEAPTTARGQKRRLALLQSATALFLERGYDAVSLDDIVQHAGGSKTSIYKYFGNKEGLFVAICDYRRTEFFKDIIPGFAQSKENLRSYLINNLYNFYNLLSTPEHAAFFRLIFERSQATSDFAYYFHEQGPKIFLNAIAKALENAHKRDILYCPEPYYSAQFYAGIIRELEQRALMGIHINKDDPKVYAYFEYCIDRFLEGHQKI; from the coding sequence ATGAATCAAGAATTAGCGCAATTAGAACTGAATAATTGCGAAGCCCCGACTACAGCACGAGGACAGAAAAGACGCTTAGCGCTGTTGCAGAGTGCGACCGCTCTATTTCTTGAACGTGGCTATGATGCAGTGTCGCTTGATGATATTGTGCAGCATGCGGGTGGCTCAAAAACCTCAATTTATAAATATTTTGGCAATAAAGAAGGTCTGTTCGTTGCCATCTGTGATTATCGACGTACTGAATTCTTTAAAGATATCATTCCTGGTTTTGCGCAAAGCAAAGAGAATCTACGCAGTTATCTCATCAATAATTTGTATAATTTTTACAACTTGCTCAGTACGCCTGAACACGCCGCTTTTTTTCGATTGATCTTTGAAAGAAGTCAGGCAACCAGTGACTTCGCCTATTATTTTCATGAACAAGGTCCAAAAATATTCTTAAATGCTATTGCCAAAGCACTTGAAAATGCACATAAAAGAGATATTTTATATTGCCCTGAACCGTATTACTCTGCTCAGTTTTATGCAGGGATTATTCGGGAATTAGAGCAAAGAGCATTGATGGGAATTCACATCAATAAAGATGATCCAAAAGTTTATGCATATTTTGAGTATTGCATTGATCGCTTTCTTGAAGGGCATCAAAAAATCTAA
- the argF gene encoding ornithine carbamoyltransferase: MALRHFLTLGDLTPVELNQILKRAIELKQLQHRQITFQPFVGKVMGMIFEKSSTRTRVSFEAGMSQFGGSAIFLSSRDSQLGRGEPIEDSARVISSMLDIVMIRTFGHDIVQRFAAYSKVPVINALTDDHHPCQLLADMQTYLEHRGSIQGKTVAWIGDGNNMCNSYIEAAQLWGFKLKIAAPVGYTPEQRFLDGFEDCVELCATAKDAAKDADLIVTDVWASMGQEQEQKIREKAFADYQVNEALMAVAHPDCLFMHCLPAHRGEEISENMLDHPNSVVFDEAENRLHAQKALVEFLLNENSK; encoded by the coding sequence ATGGCTTTACGACACTTTCTAACACTAGGCGACTTAACTCCTGTAGAACTGAATCAAATTTTAAAACGCGCAATCGAACTCAAACAACTGCAACACCGACAGATCACATTCCAACCATTTGTTGGCAAAGTGATGGGGATGATTTTTGAAAAATCTAGTACACGTACTCGCGTTTCCTTTGAAGCTGGTATGAGTCAATTTGGTGGCAGTGCGATTTTCCTTTCTTCTCGGGACAGTCAACTGGGTCGTGGTGAGCCAATCGAAGATTCAGCACGTGTTATTTCGAGCATGTTAGATATTGTTATGATCCGTACTTTTGGACATGACATTGTGCAACGCTTCGCAGCATACTCTAAAGTCCCTGTCATCAATGCTCTCACGGATGACCACCACCCTTGCCAACTGCTGGCAGATATGCAAACCTACCTTGAGCATCGTGGTTCAATTCAAGGCAAAACAGTGGCATGGATTGGTGATGGTAACAATATGTGCAACTCATACATTGAAGCCGCACAGCTCTGGGGCTTCAAACTCAAAATTGCCGCACCAGTAGGCTATACACCTGAACAACGCTTCTTAGATGGCTTTGAAGATTGCGTAGAGCTATGTGCAACTGCCAAAGATGCTGCCAAAGATGCCGACCTCATCGTTACCGATGTTTGGGCAAGCATGGGACAAGAACAAGAACAGAAAATTCGTGAAAAAGCATTTGCCGACTATCAAGTCAATGAAGCACTCATGGCGGTCGCACACCCGGACTGCCTCTTTATGCACTGCTTACCTGCACACCGTGGCGAAGAGATTTCAGAAAATATGCTGGATCACCCCAATTCAGTGGTATTTGATGAAGCAGAAAACCGCTTACATGCACAAAAGGCATTGGTTGAATTTTTACTCAATGAAAACAGTAAGTAA
- a CDS encoding YnfA family protein codes for MDIQFTKVLTTVLLFFCTALAEILGCYFPYLILNQGRSHWFWLPTIFSLAIFVWLLTLHPAASGRIYAAYGGIYIFSALLWLRFVDQVSLSRWDVLGGMIVLVGAAVIILQPQGLLR; via the coding sequence ATGGATATACAGTTCACAAAAGTATTGACAACTGTACTGTTGTTTTTTTGCACGGCTTTGGCGGAAATTTTAGGATGTTATTTTCCTTATCTGATTCTTAATCAAGGGCGTAGCCATTGGTTTTGGTTGCCAACCATATTTAGTTTGGCAATTTTTGTTTGGTTATTGACGTTACATCCTGCCGCTTCTGGACGAATTTATGCTGCCTATGGTGGTATCTATATTTTTTCTGCACTATTGTGGCTACGTTTTGTCGATCAAGTCAGTTTGAGCCGTTGGGATGTTTTGGGTGGCATGATTGTTCTGGTTGGCGCAGCTGTGATTATTTTGCAACCGCAAGGTTTATTACGTTAG
- the clpA gene encoding ATP-dependent Clp protease ATP-binding subunit ClpA encodes MLSRQLEVSLRLAVSMARQKRHEFLTVEHLLLALLDNDSAVNALKACGADIVTLRKELEEYVEQHTPKLSDSLDQAPHPTESFDRILQRAIFHVQSSGGDRTVEGADVLVAMYSERDSFAVYLLKRHQINRLTLTQYLSHGARKDEIQVDEDVEELDADVGSTSNAGPLELYAVNLNTEAQKGKTDPLIGREKEIERTAQILCRRRKNNPLLVGDPGVGKTSIAEGLAWLIVNGKAPKPLENAEIYSLDIGALVAGTKYRGDFEKRLKQLLNSLKKKPEAILFIDEIHMIIGAGSSMGSTMDASNLIKPALANGTLRCIGSTTFQEYRQVFEKDHALSRRFQKVDVNEPTISETIDILRGLKTKFEEFHHVQYEDSALVSAVELSARYINDRFLPDKAIDVIDEAGAQRRLKADSENKIINVDNIEDIVAKIARIPPKTVSKDDKSVLANLERDLKRVVFGQDEAINALSSAIKLARAGLKTPDKPVGSFVFAGPTGVGKTEVTKQLAKLLGVELIRFDMSEYMERHAVSRLIGAPPGYVGYDQGGLLTDAIHKNPHSVLLLDEIEKAHPDVFNLLLQIMDHGSLTDNNGRKSDFRNVILVLTTNIGAESISRTSIGFNEQDNSTDNQEAMKRAFSPEFRNRLDATIQFKALPTTVIESVVDKFLTELQAQLDEKKVVLDVDQSARDWMAEHGYDRLMGARPMQRLIQEHLKKPLAEMILFGELADHGGNVAVSVKKENGKAVGLQLQVFEDQTTEPA; translated from the coding sequence ATGCTCAGTCGTCAATTAGAAGTCTCGCTGCGTTTGGCTGTGAGCATGGCTCGACAAAAGAGACATGAATTTCTCACAGTTGAGCATCTATTATTGGCGTTACTTGATAATGATTCTGCAGTAAATGCGCTGAAAGCGTGTGGGGCAGACATTGTCACATTACGCAAAGAGCTTGAAGAATACGTAGAACAACACACACCAAAGTTATCCGACAGCCTAGATCAAGCACCGCATCCGACTGAGAGTTTTGATCGCATTTTACAACGTGCGATTTTTCATGTGCAATCGAGTGGTGGTGATCGTACTGTTGAAGGTGCAGATGTCCTTGTGGCAATGTATTCGGAACGAGACTCTTTTGCGGTTTATTTATTGAAACGCCATCAAATCAATCGTTTGACTTTAACGCAGTATCTGTCACATGGTGCGCGTAAAGATGAAATTCAAGTTGATGAAGATGTAGAAGAACTTGATGCAGATGTGGGCAGCACATCGAATGCTGGTCCATTGGAGTTGTATGCCGTCAATCTCAATACAGAAGCACAAAAAGGTAAAACCGATCCACTGATTGGGCGGGAAAAAGAAATTGAGCGTACCGCGCAGATCTTATGTCGTCGTCGTAAAAACAACCCATTACTGGTGGGTGATCCGGGGGTTGGTAAAACCTCGATCGCTGAAGGCTTGGCTTGGTTAATTGTCAATGGCAAAGCACCTAAACCGCTTGAAAATGCTGAAATCTATAGTCTTGATATCGGTGCGTTGGTGGCGGGGACAAAATATCGCGGTGATTTTGAGAAACGCCTAAAACAATTGCTCAATAGTCTTAAGAAGAAACCTGAAGCAATCTTGTTTATTGATGAAATCCATATGATTATTGGTGCTGGTTCAAGTATGGGCAGCACCATGGATGCTTCAAACTTGATTAAACCTGCCTTGGCAAACGGGACCTTACGTTGTATTGGTTCTACCACTTTTCAGGAATATCGCCAAGTTTTTGAAAAGGATCATGCTTTATCAAGACGTTTCCAAAAGGTCGATGTCAATGAACCAACGATCTCAGAAACGATCGATATTTTACGTGGTCTTAAAACTAAATTTGAAGAATTTCACCATGTGCAATATGAAGACAGTGCCTTAGTCTCTGCGGTGGAATTATCGGCACGTTACATTAACGATCGTTTCTTGCCCGACAAAGCCATTGATGTCATTGATGAAGCAGGTGCACAACGTCGCCTTAAAGCAGATAGTGAGAATAAAATTATCAATGTCGATAATATTGAAGACATTGTGGCAAAAATTGCACGTATTCCACCTAAAACTGTCTCTAAAGATGATAAGAGTGTCTTAGCCAACTTAGAACGTGATTTGAAACGTGTGGTATTTGGGCAAGACGAAGCAATTAATGCTTTATCATCAGCCATTAAACTGGCACGGGCTGGATTAAAAACACCCGATAAACCTGTAGGTAGCTTTGTCTTTGCAGGTCCAACAGGTGTTGGTAAAACCGAAGTGACCAAGCAGTTGGCAAAACTATTGGGTGTTGAGTTAATTCGCTTTGATATGTCTGAATATATGGAGCGTCATGCGGTATCTCGCTTGATTGGTGCACCACCTGGGTATGTTGGTTATGATCAAGGTGGCTTATTGACCGATGCGATTCATAAAAATCCGCATAGCGTGTTACTTTTGGATGAGATTGAAAAGGCACATCCAGATGTCTTTAATCTATTATTGCAGATTATGGATCACGGCTCATTGACTGACAATAATGGTCGAAAATCTGATTTTCGTAATGTTATCTTAGTATTAACCACTAATATTGGTGCAGAAAGTATTTCTCGCACCAGTATTGGCTTTAATGAGCAAGATAATTCTACCGATAATCAGGAGGCCATGAAACGTGCCTTCTCACCAGAGTTTCGTAACCGCTTAGATGCAACCATTCAATTCAAAGCCTTGCCAACCACAGTGATTGAGTCTGTTGTCGATAAATTCTTAACAGAATTGCAAGCGCAGCTGGATGAGAAGAAAGTCGTCTTAGATGTCGATCAAAGCGCTCGTGATTGGATGGCTGAACATGGCTATGACCGTCTTATGGGCGCACGTCCAATGCAACGCCTGATTCAAGAACATTTGAAAAAGCCCTTGGCTGAAATGATTCTATTCGGCGAATTGGCTGATCATGGTGGTAATGTGGCTGTCTCAGTGAAAAAAGAAAATGGCAAAGCGGTTGGGCTTCAGTTGCAAGTCTTTGAAGATCAGACGACCGAGCCAGCGTAA
- the clpS gene encoding ATP-dependent Clp protease adapter ClpS produces MRSYKGQVSLGQMKDSFQQSGLVDWHFNPRLQDGDEQHTDGDLAVALAPPQLKRPPLYAVVMLNDDYTPMDFVIEILQQYFALNLDQATQVMLTVHYEGKAVAGVYPRDIAETKANQVNHYARSQGYPLLCQIELKE; encoded by the coding sequence ATGCGTAGTTACAAAGGACAAGTGAGTCTTGGTCAAATGAAAGACTCCTTTCAACAGTCAGGGTTAGTTGATTGGCATTTCAATCCACGCCTGCAAGATGGCGATGAACAGCATACCGATGGTGATTTGGCTGTGGCTTTAGCACCACCGCAATTAAAACGACCACCATTATATGCTGTGGTGATGCTGAACGATGACTATACCCCAATGGACTTTGTAATCGAGATTTTACAACAATACTTTGCTTTAAATCTTGACCAAGCTACGCAAGTAATGCTAACAGTACATTACGAAGGAAAAGCTGTTGCTGGCGTCTATCCACGAGACATCGCGGAAACCAAAGCAAATCAAGTTAATCATTACGCTCGTTCACAAGGTTATCCACTGCTTTGTCAGATTGAGCTAAAAGAATAG
- a CDS encoding DUF6776 family protein, with translation MQERELKKASKFEQKLPEALKRNYIPLIVGGIVLCAGSMLLGYTVGHRQGLTVVGYDADAEQLVEVVQKQKDSLKTLNQNLNTAIQERDIAVNNSNELFTALNKAKAEKIQADAMSTAYRETLRQRGGLSLNVHNLAVKALPENAFEYQLDLMQVSPSKSRAQGSVELRLIRGTEVLVVPLEDKSFNFSDYQRLTGRWTMPKGFSPQFIEVRLMGPVSVIKRFSWQNGEAVENTATFAAEVPQAEANVH, from the coding sequence ATGCAAGAGCGTGAATTGAAAAAAGCATCCAAATTTGAACAAAAGCTACCTGAGGCTTTGAAGCGCAATTACATTCCACTGATTGTAGGTGGAATCGTACTCTGTGCTGGCAGTATGTTGTTAGGCTACACCGTAGGTCATCGTCAGGGTTTAACCGTCGTTGGCTATGATGCGGATGCAGAACAATTGGTTGAAGTGGTACAAAAGCAGAAAGATAGTCTGAAGACGCTGAATCAAAACTTAAATACAGCCATTCAAGAGCGTGATATTGCAGTTAATAATTCTAATGAGTTATTTACAGCTTTAAATAAAGCTAAGGCTGAAAAAATACAAGCTGATGCAATGAGTACAGCTTATCGAGAAACTTTGCGTCAGCGTGGTGGTTTAAGTTTAAATGTTCATAATCTGGCTGTAAAAGCATTGCCTGAAAATGCATTTGAATATCAACTGGACTTGATGCAAGTTAGTCCAAGTAAAAGCCGTGCACAAGGAAGTGTGGAATTGCGTTTGATTCGTGGTACTGAGGTACTGGTGGTGCCATTAGAAGACAAATCGTTTAATTTTTCGGATTATCAACGACTCACTGGTCGTTGGACGATGCCTAAAGGCTTTAGCCCGCAATTTATAGAGGTTCGTCTGATGGGACCGGTGTCGGTGATAAAACGCTTCAGCTGGCAAAACGGTGAAGCTGTTGAGAATACTGCGACCTTTGCTGCGGAAGTTCCGCAAGCAGAAGCCAATGTACATTAA